Proteins from one Meriones unguiculatus strain TT.TT164.6M chromosome 10, Bangor_MerUng_6.1, whole genome shotgun sequence genomic window:
- the Ctrl gene encoding chymotrypsin-like protease CTRL-1 encodes MLLFSLTLGLVLLGSSWGCGVPAITPALSYSQRIVNGVNAVPGSWPWQVSLQDRNGFHFCGGSLISQKWVVTAAHCQVTPGQHLVILGEYDRSSNAEPVQVISISKAITHPNWNPTTMNNDVTLLKLASPARYTAQISPVCLASSNEALPDGLTCVTTGWGQISTVGNVTPARLQQVVLPLVTVNRCRQYWGSRITDSMICAGGSGASSCYGDSGGPLVCKKGNTWVLIGVVSWGTENCNVQAPAMYARVSKFNTWINQVMAYN; translated from the exons GCTGTGGTGTTCCTGCCATCACACCTGCACTGAGCTACAGCCAGAGGATTGTCAATGGAGTAAACGCAGTGCCAGGCTCCTGGCCCTGGCAGGTCTCTCTGCAG GATAGAAATGGCTTCCACTTCTGTGGCGGTTCTCTTATCAGCCAGAAATGGGTAGTCACTGCTGCCCACTGCCAAGTCAC ACCTGGACAACACTTGGTCATTTTGGGAGAATATGACCGATCTTCCAATGCTGAACCTGTGCAGGTGATATCCATCTCAAAG GCCATTACACACCCTAACTGGAACCCCACCACCATGAACAATGATGTGACACTCCTGAAGCTTGCCTCACCAGCCCGGTACACAGCACAAATCTCCCCAGTCTGCCTGGCTTCCTCAAATGAGGCACTTCCTGACGGCCTCACATGCGTCACTACTGGTTGGGGCCAAATCAGTACTGTGG GCAACGTGACACCGGCCCGCCTGCAGCAGGTGGTTCTACCCCTGGTCACTGTGAATCGGTGTCGGCAGTACTGGGGTTCACGTATCACAGACTCCATGATTTGTGCAGGTGGCTCAGGAGCCTCTTCGTGTTAC gGTGACTCAGGAGGCCCTCTTGTCTGCAAGAAAGGAAACACCTGGGTACTTATTGGTGTTGTCTCCTGGGGCACAGAGAACTGCAATGTACAAGCACCAGCCATGTATGCTCGGGTCAGCAAGTTCAACACCTGGATCAACCAAGTCATGGCCTACAACTAA